The following proteins are encoded in a genomic region of Methanomicrobiales archaeon HGW-Methanomicrobiales-1:
- a CDS encoding ATP-binding protein: MMEPTHSCTIDANIHAIPEVSQSLDQAMRVHGFSEEDILDTQLAVEEAITNVIVHGYAKGPGKIVISIHTTQGLAEIQIEDYAPQFNPLTIPEPDISVEIEERKIGGLGVFLIRQVMDDIMYRYEDGKNILVLVKKKMV; the protein is encoded by the coding sequence ATGATGGAACCGACACATTCCTGCACAATCGATGCCAACATCCATGCAATTCCGGAAGTATCCCAGTCACTTGACCAGGCCATGCGTGTCCACGGGTTTTCTGAGGAGGATATTCTCGATACCCAGCTGGCAGTCGAAGAAGCGATCACCAACGTGATCGTGCACGGGTATGCAAAAGGCCCGGGTAAGATTGTCATCTCCATCCACACAACCCAGGGGCTTGCCGAAATACAGATCGAGGATTATGCCCCACAGTTCAATCCCTTAACCATCCCGGAGCCGGATATTTCTGTTGAGATCGAAGAACGAAAGATCGGCGGGCTGGGTGTATTTTTAATCCGTCAGGTAATGGACGATATCATGTACCGGTATGAAGACGGGAAAAATATCCTGGTGCTGGTAAAAAAGAAGATGGTCTGA
- a CDS encoding NAD(P)/FAD-dependent oxidoreductase, whose product MPYDVIVVGAGPAGSAAAQACAAQGLKTLCIEEHGTIGYPVQCAGLLSNAAFAECRCTEKPVMNRVSGARIVTGSGTELLIDAKVQKAVVVDRAAVDREMAGNAADAGAEFRLKTSVYGVRENTVLTRGVYGREEHTFKILIAADGPRSTIARLYGMERAKVYLSGIQADVLHDSDPRFVEIYPDASPEFFAWSIPTGPGRTRVGLCGQTLVKERFAALMKKFEGPVTHLVTGTLPLGLMPKTYGHRTLFVGDAAGFAKPTSGGGIYTGIRSARHAAATAIRCCERDAFSDMALAEYERRWQDDLGRELDLGFRLFGMRRKITTDDMDQLVQALKEPSILSAIIEHGDMDRPGMLVKKLILNPAMINVLRPLVMSGIRSFF is encoded by the coding sequence ATGCCTTACGATGTCATCGTTGTCGGAGCAGGGCCGGCAGGAAGTGCCGCGGCCCAGGCCTGCGCAGCACAGGGGCTCAAAACCCTCTGTATAGAGGAGCATGGTACCATCGGTTACCCGGTACAGTGTGCCGGGCTTCTTTCCAATGCAGCCTTTGCCGAGTGCAGGTGCACGGAAAAGCCGGTGATGAACCGGGTCTCGGGTGCCCGGATCGTCACGGGCAGTGGCACCGAACTCCTCATCGATGCAAAGGTCCAGAAAGCAGTCGTCGTTGACCGGGCTGCTGTTGACCGGGAGATGGCAGGAAACGCGGCCGATGCCGGGGCTGAATTCCGGTTAAAGACCAGCGTGTATGGTGTGCGGGAAAACACGGTACTCACCCGGGGTGTATACGGGCGCGAGGAGCACACATTTAAGATCCTGATCGCAGCCGATGGCCCGAGAAGCACGATTGCCAGGCTGTACGGCATGGAACGTGCAAAAGTATACCTTTCCGGCATCCAGGCAGATGTACTGCATGACAGCGATCCCCGTTTTGTAGAGATCTACCCGGATGCATCACCGGAATTCTTTGCATGGTCCATTCCCACCGGCCCCGGGCGCACCCGGGTGGGTCTCTGTGGGCAGACGCTGGTAAAGGAACGGTTTGCAGCACTCATGAAAAAGTTCGAAGGCCCGGTCACCCACCTGGTCACCGGCACCCTTCCGCTCGGCCTGATGCCCAAAACGTACGGCCACCGTACCCTGTTCGTAGGGGATGCCGCAGGGTTTGCCAAGCCCACGAGCGGCGGGGGAATCTATACCGGCATCCGTTCGGCCCGGCACGCCGCAGCAACGGCAATCAGGTGTTGCGAGCGGGATGCTTTTTCCGATATGGCTCTCGCGGAATATGAACGGCGCTGGCAGGATGATCTGGGACGTGAACTTGATCTCGGGTTCCGGCTCTTTGGTATGCGCCGGAAAATAACCACAGATGATATGGACCAGCTTGTTCAGGCACTCAAAGAACCATCCATCCTCTCTGCAATCATAGAGCATGGCGACATGGACCGGCCGGGAATGCTCGTAAAAAAACTGATCCTCAACCCCGCGATGATCAACGTGCTCAGGCCCCTGGTCATGTCGGGGATACGGTCATTTTTTTAA
- a CDS encoding anti-sigma factor antagonist, protein MEITTVTRDGATILSIAGRIDTATAPALEQAINKEIEGGNRKVLLNFSGVTYISSGGLRVLLATAKKLKNPGDKYALCSLAAEVHKILKLAGFTSIFSIYPSEGEALAGW, encoded by the coding sequence GTGGAAATTACAACCGTAACCCGTGACGGGGCAACTATCCTTTCGATTGCCGGTAGAATAGATACCGCGACTGCACCGGCACTTGAACAGGCGATCAACAAAGAGATAGAGGGAGGGAACCGGAAGGTCCTGCTCAACTTTTCCGGAGTCACCTATATCAGCAGCGGCGGTCTCCGGGTGCTGCTGGCAACGGCGAAAAAACTCAAGAATCCCGGTGACAAGTACGCCCTGTGCAGCCTTGCTGCCGAAGTGCACAAGATCCTCAAGCTTGCCGGGTTCACGTCCATCTTCTCGATCTATCCTTCTGAGGGCGAAGCGCTTGCCGGGTGGTAA
- a CDS encoding stage II sporulation protein E, which produces MDATIFSSLLVLLQLSCVIVVVAYLLTRRKLFIEVLDGHPAIKTQIVLILVFGALSVFGTISGVEVLGAIINVRDLGPMVAGLIGGPVVGVGAGLIGAAYRWSLGGFTVIPCTTATILAGLFGGLIWLACKRKFCGMKIAVLFAILMEGLHMLLTLAICRPFDQALGVVSMVALPMILANAAGMFIFAFIIENLQNERRMGAERDTLLREMERKNTELAIAAEIQQSFLPDTITQIEGFEVAAKSVMAKEVGGDFFDVIPFELIPLKKGTMGIMIADVSGKGIPAALYMALSRIVVRVNATWYVDNPARAICSANSIIANDSRGGMFVTLFYGILGTDNCSLTYVNAGHNPPIICHAEDGRLTELEATGIAIGAMADSAYTAQTAMLKAGDVIVLYTDGITEAENAAQEMFGEVRLHEVIRASRKLPAPDIMTAILASVHSFTGGYAQSDDITLMVIRVK; this is translated from the coding sequence ATGGACGCAACAATCTTTTCATCCCTGCTGGTCCTGCTCCAGCTGAGTTGCGTGATTGTTGTCGTTGCCTACCTCCTGACCCGGAGGAAACTTTTCATCGAAGTGCTCGATGGCCATCCTGCCATAAAAACGCAGATTGTTCTCATCCTGGTTTTTGGCGCCCTCTCGGTTTTCGGTACGATCAGTGGCGTTGAGGTGCTTGGCGCAATCATCAACGTGCGGGACTTAGGGCCGATGGTTGCCGGTCTTATCGGGGGCCCGGTTGTTGGTGTTGGTGCCGGGCTGATTGGAGCTGCATATCGCTGGAGTCTTGGCGGGTTTACGGTCATTCCGTGCACCACTGCAACGATCCTTGCCGGGCTCTTTGGCGGGCTTATCTGGCTTGCCTGCAAACGGAAATTCTGCGGTATGAAAATTGCCGTGCTCTTTGCCATCCTCATGGAAGGGCTGCACATGCTGCTCACTCTTGCCATCTGCCGGCCGTTCGACCAGGCACTGGGTGTCGTGTCCATGGTGGCTCTGCCGATGATCCTTGCCAATGCAGCAGGGATGTTCATCTTTGCCTTCATTATCGAAAATCTCCAGAATGAACGCAGGATGGGAGCTGAGCGCGATACCCTGCTCCGGGAGATGGAGCGAAAGAATACCGAACTTGCGATCGCAGCCGAGATCCAGCAGAGTTTCCTTCCCGACACGATCACGCAGATCGAGGGATTTGAAGTGGCCGCAAAGAGCGTGATGGCAAAGGAAGTCGGGGGCGATTTTTTCGATGTAATCCCGTTCGAACTTATCCCGCTTAAGAAAGGGACCATGGGGATCATGATCGCCGATGTCTCAGGTAAGGGTATCCCCGCCGCACTCTACATGGCACTCTCGCGGATCGTGGTGCGGGTGAATGCGACCTGGTACGTAGACAATCCCGCCCGGGCGATTTGCAGTGCAAACTCAATCATTGCCAACGATTCCCGGGGGGGAATGTTTGTCACCCTCTTTTACGGCATTCTCGGGACGGACAACTGTTCACTTACGTACGTGAACGCCGGCCATAACCCACCGATCATCTGCCATGCGGAGGATGGCCGGCTTACTGAACTCGAGGCAACAGGCATTGCGATCGGGGCGATGGCGGATTCAGCGTATACTGCACAGACCGCTATGCTCAAGGCAGGAGACGTCATTGTGCTTTACACGGATGGCATAACCGAAGCGGAGAATGCAGCACAGGAAATGTTTGGAGAAGTGCGGCTGCATGAGGTGATCCGGGCATCCCGGAAACTCCCGGCACCGGATATTATGACTGCTATCCTTGCATCGGTGCACTCGTTTACCGGGGGCTACGCACAATCGGATGATATTACGCTTATGGTTATACGGGTGAAATGA
- a CDS encoding anti-sigma factor antagonist has translation MEARSERKDGIVIFYVSGRLDAFGAQQMDTWTREALHDDDKELVVDMAGTGYLSSGGLRVFNGLKREMKRRNGRFVLAAVGEYPKKVIDMAGFATVLDIFPTVDLAVADIIHKRKNPTLFNEIFYKKIMGEGVQLTVEPGWMTAPPVLRVIGDLNKVLYSRITEADIRAKKFSEITYSLGLGALGADVKEAMPLMGEMITLHGSMVWLPTDGNNTPDFLTPLDHDSDVVVYTGFNVTLDGPFNEYFTLETSKPDGISISDIYKTIFASSKERVQSYHGVVAVTIWGVLAGLASSGLKKSPVATSAPPGGVSIMDPSQLHQWIASESVPSHKGETLVSFGIGVDLTADLTYFSESQLSSLYYANPLNKGAAKEMYLHNHGVVFKNVPYDASLDLNTQVKKIVTDGEFSDMRHLLDSTRLTKAKIGISYIQDIVRES, from the coding sequence ATGGAAGCACGGAGCGAAAGAAAGGACGGGATTGTGATCTTTTATGTATCGGGACGGCTCGATGCGTTCGGGGCCCAGCAGATGGATACCTGGACCCGTGAGGCACTCCACGACGACGACAAGGAACTGGTAGTGGACATGGCGGGCACGGGCTACCTGAGCAGTGGGGGGTTGCGGGTTTTTAACGGCCTGAAAAGGGAGATGAAGCGGAGGAACGGGCGGTTTGTGCTCGCAGCAGTCGGGGAATACCCGAAAAAAGTAATTGATATGGCCGGGTTCGCTACGGTCCTTGACATCTTCCCCACGGTGGATCTTGCGGTTGCAGATATCATTCACAAGCGGAAGAATCCTACGCTCTTCAATGAAATTTTTTATAAGAAGATCATGGGCGAAGGCGTGCAGCTGACCGTAGAACCCGGCTGGATGACAGCGCCGCCGGTCCTGCGGGTAATCGGGGATCTCAACAAGGTTCTCTATTCGCGGATCACGGAAGCCGATATCCGGGCAAAAAAATTCTCGGAGATCACGTACTCGCTGGGTCTCGGTGCTCTCGGTGCGGATGTAAAAGAAGCCATGCCCCTGATGGGCGAGATGATCACGCTCCACGGCTCTATGGTCTGGCTCCCGACCGATGGCAACAACACGCCGGATTTCTTAACCCCGCTCGACCATGACAGCGATGTGGTAGTCTATACCGGGTTCAATGTCACGCTCGACGGCCCGTTCAATGAATATTTCACGCTCGAAACCAGCAAGCCCGATGGCATCAGTATCTCGGATATCTACAAGACCATTTTTGCGTCCTCAAAGGAACGCGTGCAGAGCTATCATGGCGTTGTTGCCGTCACCATCTGGGGCGTGCTGGCCGGGCTTGCCAGTTCCGGCCTGAAAAAATCCCCGGTCGCGACTTCCGCTCCGCCCGGTGGCGTCTCGATCATGGACCCCTCGCAGCTGCACCAGTGGATTGCATCCGAAAGCGTGCCCTCGCATAAAGGAGAGACGCTGGTGAGTTTTGGCATCGGTGTCGATCTCACCGCTGACCTCACCTATTTCTCCGAAAGCCAGCTCTCCTCGCTCTACTATGCCAATCCGCTCAACAAGGGAGCGGCAAAAGAGATGTACCTGCACAATCATGGCGTGGTCTTCAAAAATGTGCCCTACGATGCCTCGCTCGACCTGAACACGCAGGTAAAAAAGATTGTCACGGACGGGGAGTTCTCCGATATGCGTCACCTGCTGGACAGCACGCGGCTGACCAAGGCCAAGATTGGGATCTCTTATATCCAGGATATTGTCCGGGAAAGCTGA
- a CDS encoding DUF2070 domain-containing protein — translation MSGEMDLKLEALSKYIVTSPSWARSFVLILILSGCVEIMAILGSGDSFAYLTLFPVAAYLLPALAALALTPRLASWFSGKLDYGWSGLTAAIGLIISLFISLSPVLLVSSTFPIFFAVSLSLVFTFRMLLLAAVVDYRLRRVVVPALVHSGLAVVGAAPFLGLEFVQLSILLHISFAIGVFVFINVIERPMKANFKVGPLELANAFLAHLSEGSHKLDDFFRSIGESVVVPQVSLVLQREGKEEIFLTVPNVHPGPLGEIGGSNLPKILHGMLGNASMVFHGSASHDFNPVDEVEVRKVGDAVLLARPLSCSNTGCTKSARYRCGSVDVLAQAFGDTIIVVATRSPLVTEDLDFSVGFSIMKSGEKYFRHAGFVDAHNCMDALEDGVYPATELAMEYIGAAEDAFAATAQAEQVRFSAGYAARALPFSRQEGFGDLGVQVLVVDAGGQKTAYLLFDGNNMQTGARDEIRRRLLTCVDECEVMTTDTHVVNTVSGRNQVGLRIPVDSFYPLVKEAVMEALADAAPARSAGATAWCRGIVVFGSQRISQIASTVNGMMGFMLPVAIIILLGAFLTTAMAYYVLVY, via the coding sequence TTGTCCGGTGAAATGGACCTCAAGTTAGAGGCGCTTTCGAAGTATATCGTTACGAGCCCGTCATGGGCCCGTTCTTTTGTCCTCATTCTCATCCTTTCCGGGTGCGTTGAGATCATGGCAATCCTGGGAAGCGGGGATTCCTTTGCATACCTGACGCTCTTTCCCGTTGCTGCCTACCTTCTCCCGGCACTCGCTGCCCTCGCCTTGACCCCGCGCCTTGCCAGCTGGTTTTCCGGAAAACTTGACTACGGGTGGTCGGGGCTTACGGCAGCTATCGGTCTTATCATCTCGCTTTTCATCTCGCTGTCGCCGGTCCTGCTGGTCAGCTCCACGTTTCCGATCTTCTTTGCCGTCTCGCTCTCCCTCGTCTTTACTTTCCGGATGCTCCTTCTTGCCGCAGTTGTCGATTACCGGCTCCGGAGGGTCGTGGTTCCTGCTCTCGTTCATTCCGGTCTTGCAGTCGTGGGTGCAGCACCGTTTCTCGGTCTTGAGTTTGTGCAGCTCTCAATCCTCCTCCACATCAGTTTCGCGATCGGCGTCTTTGTTTTTATCAACGTGATAGAGCGCCCGATGAAGGCGAACTTCAAAGTCGGCCCTCTTGAACTGGCCAATGCATTCCTCGCCCACCTCTCCGAAGGAAGCCACAAGCTCGACGATTTTTTCCGGAGCATCGGCGAGAGCGTGGTCGTGCCCCAGGTCTCCCTTGTCCTGCAACGTGAGGGGAAAGAGGAGATCTTCTTAACGGTCCCCAATGTCCATCCCGGCCCTCTTGGCGAGATCGGCGGGAGCAACCTGCCCAAGATCCTTCACGGCATGCTCGGCAATGCCTCGATGGTCTTCCATGGCTCAGCTTCGCACGACTTCAACCCGGTCGATGAGGTTGAAGTGAGAAAAGTGGGTGACGCGGTCCTGCTGGCCCGCCCGCTCTCGTGCTCCAATACCGGCTGCACGAAGTCAGCGAGATACCGGTGCGGGTCGGTAGATGTGCTCGCCCAGGCATTCGGGGACACGATCATAGTTGTTGCTACCCGGTCACCGCTTGTAACTGAAGATCTTGATTTCTCTGTCGGGTTTTCGATCATGAAATCGGGAGAGAAATATTTCCGCCACGCGGGTTTTGTTGATGCCCACAACTGTATGGATGCACTGGAGGACGGGGTCTACCCGGCAACGGAACTTGCCATGGAGTACATCGGCGCAGCAGAAGATGCGTTTGCTGCAACCGCACAGGCAGAACAGGTCCGGTTCTCTGCCGGCTACGCTGCACGGGCGCTCCCGTTCTCGCGGCAGGAGGGGTTCGGCGATCTCGGCGTCCAGGTTCTCGTTGTTGACGCGGGCGGGCAGAAGACCGCGTACTTACTCTTTGACGGCAACAACATGCAGACCGGTGCCCGGGACGAGATCCGCCGGAGACTGCTCACCTGCGTTGACGAGTGCGAAGTCATGACAACCGATACCCATGTTGTCAACACGGTATCAGGCCGGAACCAGGTGGGGCTCAGGATTCCTGTGGATTCCTTTTATCCGCTTGTCAAAGAGGCGGTCATGGAGGCCCTTGCCGATGCTGCTCCCGCCCGCTCTGCTGGTGCAACCGCGTGGTGCCGGGGGATCGTGGTCTTTGGTTCGCAGCGCATCTCCCAGATTGCGTCCACGGTCAACGGCATGATGGGGTTCATGCTCCCGGTTGCAATCATCATCCTGCTGGGCGCATTCCTGACAACCGCGATGGCGTATTACGTGCTGGTGTATTAG